The Alicyclobacillus vulcanalis region CGCACCACGACGTTCACCTTCACCGGTTTCAGCCCGGCAGCGTCCGCCGCTTCGACGGCCGCAAGCACGCGCGAGACGGGGAACTTCACCCCGTTCATACGCGCGGCCAAGTCGGGGCGCAGCGCGTCGAGACTCACCGTGATCCGCCCGAGTCCCGCGCGCTTAAGGGCCACGGCCTTCTCCCGCGTGAGCAGGCTGCCATTGGTGGTCATGGCCACGTCGCGAATCCCCGGCACCTCGGCCACCTTTTGGACAATGTCCATCACCTCGCGGCGCAACAGCGGCTCCCCGCCCGTCAGCCGTACCTTCTCCAGCCCGAGCGGCACCAGGGCCCGGACCAATTTGGCGATCTCGTCCGGCGACATCAGCGCATCCGGCGGCAAAAACCGGTATTCTGGACCAAACACATCGCTCGGCATGCAGTACGGGCAACGGAAGTTGCAGCGGTCCGTCAGCGACACGCGCAAATCGCGCAGCGGCCTTCCAAGGCTGTCCGTGAGCGCTTCGTCCCCCCTCGCCATGGTCCATCCCCCATTTCTCCGTTGCCTACAGTGTAACACCTCCGTCCATCATTCCCCCAAAGCCAGGTTTGCGCTACACTGGGGGCGTAAGATTCGCCGAGGAGGCACAGAGATGAACGTTGCCCTCATTGCCCACGACAACAAGAAGGACGACATGGTGAACCTGGCCATCGCGTATCAGAACATACTGAAGCACCACAACCTGTTCGCCACCGGAACCACAGGCCGGCGCATTCGAGAGGCGACGGGGCTTGAGGTCCACTGCTTCCAATCCGGCCCGTACGGAGGGGACCAACAGATTGGCGCCATGGTCGCCAACGACGAAATGGACCTCGTCATCTTCCTGAGGGACCCCCTCACGGCACAGCCGCACGATCCCGACATCTCCGCGCTTTTGCGCATCTGCGATGTTCACAACGTCCCGCTGGCCACCAACCTCGCCGCGGCAGAAGTCCTCGTGCGGGCCATCGAACACGGTCTGGCCGAGTTCCGGCCGCGCGACAGCCGGGGTTGAACGCTTCCGAACCGCGTGGGCCCCATCCGCGGGCGCCCATCAAGCGCCCATCTTGAGGAGGTCTCCCTCATGACAGAATCCAAGCATCCCTACACCGCACGCCGCGAGCAACTGTTGCGCCGCCTTCCCGAAGGCTCCGTCGCGCTCTTTTTCGCCGGGCAAGCCCCGCCCATGTCGGGCGATCACGCCTACGGCCCGTTCCACGTCAATCGCAACTTCTTCTACCTCACCGGCATTACCCAGGAGCACTCGCGCCTTTTGCTCGCGAAGCTGAACGGCTCGGAACAGGTCACGCTCTTCACCGAGCACGTGTCCGAGGTGGAAGAAAAGTGGACGGGCAAGCGCCTCGCGGACGCCCAGGCGCGGGAGATCTCCGGCATCCAAGACGTCCAAGATCTCGCCCAGTTTGAAACCGTGCTCGGGCGCCTGCTTCGCACAGGCGAATACGAGTGGCTGTACCTCGATGTCGAGCAGGATCGGTATCACCAGCTCGAGACCGAGGCTCATCGCTTCGCTCGCGTCTTCCGCGACAAGTATCCCGGCATCCAGATTCGCAACCCGTATGCCGAACTGTGCCGGATGCGCACGGTGAAGGACGACGTGGAAATCCAGTCCATCCGCCGCGCTATCGACATCACGCGCGAGGGCGTGATCGCCATGATGAAAAGCGCGCGGCCTGGCATGCGCGAGTACGAACTGGAGGCGCACTTCGACTTCGCACTTCGGTCGCGCGGCGTGCGGGAACACGCCTTCCCGCCCATCGTGGCCGGTGGAGAGCGCGCATGCGTGCTGCACTACGTCGACAACGACCAGGTCATCGAAGACGGCCAGCTCGTCCTGTGCGATCTCGGCGCCCAGTACGGCTGTTACGCTGCGGACATCACGCGCACGTTCCCCATCTCCGGCAAGTTCACGCCGCGCCAGCGCGAGATCTACAACATCGTGCTGGCGGCCATGGAAGCGACCATCGAGGCGATTCGGCCCGGCGTCACGACGAGTGAGCTGAACGACGTCACCAAGGCGGTGCTGGCGCAAGAGCTGAAGCGGATCGGCCTCATCCAGGAGGACAGCGAAGTCGCGCGCTATTATTACCACGGCGTCAGTCACCGGCTCGGGCTCGACACGCACGACGTCGGATCGCCCAAGTGGCCGCTCGAAGCCGGC contains the following coding sequences:
- the moaA gene encoding GTP 3',8-cyclase MoaA, translated to MARGDEALTDSLGRPLRDLRVSLTDRCNFRCPYCMPSDVFGPEYRFLPPDALMSPDEIAKLVRALVPLGLEKVRLTGGEPLLRREVMDIVQKVAEVPGIRDVAMTTNGSLLTREKAVALKRAGLGRITVSLDALRPDLAARMNGVKFPVSRVLAAVEAADAAGLKPVKVNVVVRRGWNEDEVVAIAERFRGTGVIVRFIEYMDVGTTNGWRMEDVVTADEILRLIGERFPLEALPPRREGEVATRYRYIDGSGEIGVIHSVSRPFCRFCTRLRVTAAGELYTCLFGAHGVSLRPLFDRGASEEDIAAFVADVWRRRRDRYSEIRSENTKAKPKVEMSRIGG
- a CDS encoding methylglyoxal synthase translates to MNVALIAHDNKKDDMVNLAIAYQNILKHHNLFATGTTGRRIREATGLEVHCFQSGPYGGDQQIGAMVANDEMDLVIFLRDPLTAQPHDPDISALLRICDVHNVPLATNLAAAEVLVRAIEHGLAEFRPRDSRG
- a CDS encoding aminopeptidase P family protein codes for the protein MTESKHPYTARREQLLRRLPEGSVALFFAGQAPPMSGDHAYGPFHVNRNFFYLTGITQEHSRLLLAKLNGSEQVTLFTEHVSEVEEKWTGKRLADAQAREISGIQDVQDLAQFETVLGRLLRTGEYEWLYLDVEQDRYHQLETEAHRFARVFRDKYPGIQIRNPYAELCRMRTVKDDVEIQSIRRAIDITREGVIAMMKSARPGMREYELEAHFDFALRSRGVREHAFPPIVAGGERACVLHYVDNDQVIEDGQLVLCDLGAQYGCYAADITRTFPISGKFTPRQREIYNIVLAAMEATIEAIRPGVTTSELNDVTKAVLAQELKRIGLIQEDSEVARYYYHGVSHRLGLDTHDVGSPKWPLEAGDVITVEPGLYIAEEGIGIRIEDDVLVTEDGPVNLSSDIPKDPDEIERIMRG